The following are encoded together in the Zingiber officinale cultivar Zhangliang chromosome 8A, Zo_v1.1, whole genome shotgun sequence genome:
- the LOC122008779 gene encoding BTB/POZ domain-containing protein At1g03010-like yields MQRKQTLKWPISDVATDLTIEVGASSYALHKFPLVSWSGRIRKLLLEAKDSKPTRVNLEGMPGGSEAFELAAKFCYGAHVELDLSNVAMLHCAAHYLEMTEEFSDKNLVLRTEVFLKESVGPSIANSITVLRHCEKLLPAAEEVDLIDRIIAKIVNNACKEQVAAGLLDLEQSSALDPTNWWGKALAALSSDLFQRVIKAMKAKGLRKETITRILMNYAQSSVQGGLSSEEQTLANQKIVVETVAGLLPTQRRKCDAPIAFLSGLLKTATMVSASAICRASLERRIGLRLDRAILADILIPANCRHKGAHSIYDTDSALRIFSIFLNSNDEEEEEEHRSREDIDGGYYEQSSLLKVSNLLDSYLAEIALDSNSTPAKFIALAELLPDHARAANDGLYRAIDIFLKVHPNLKDSERYRLCKSVNCQRLSQEACSHAAQNERLPVQMAVQVLYFEQIRLRNAIDGGHHDRFFFVSQRSGSGAGSAAVSPRDCYASVRRENRELKLEVARMRMRLTDLEKDHVSMKKELVRANPTNKLMRSLAKKLSKMSAFFRMRELKPFGAKRAAASDARLLFQRRSHSIS; encoded by the exons ATGCAGAGAAAGCAAACTCTTAAAtg GCCGATTTCTGACGTAGCTACCGACCTCACGATCGAAGTCGGCGCATCGAGTTATGCACTTCACAAG TTTCCTCTGGTTTCGTGGAGCGGAAGGATCCGGAAGCTTTTGCTCGAGGCCAAAGACTCGAAGCCGACGCGCGTGAACCTCGAGGGCATGCCGGGCGGATCGGAGGCGTTCGAGCTCGCCGCCAAGTTCTGCTACGGCGCGCACGTAGAGCTCGATCTGTCCAACGTCGCCATGTTGCATTGCGCGGCTCACTATCTGGAGATGACTGAAGAATTTTCAGATAAGAATTTGGTTCTCCGAACCGAAGTTTTCCTCAAGGAATCGGTCGGTCCTTCGATCGCGAACTCGATCACCGTGCTCCGCCACTGCGAGAAGCTCCTTCCGGCGGCCGAGGAGGTCGATCTCATCGACAGGATCATAGCGAAGATAGTGAACAATGCCTGCAAAGAGCAAGTCGCCGCCGGCCTTTTGGATCTCGAGCAGAGTTCGGCTCTAGATCCGACGAACTGGTGGGGAAAGGCTTTGGCGGCGCTGAGCTCGGATCTCTTCCAGAGAGTCATCAAGGCGATGAAAGCTAAGGGTTTGAGGAAGGAGACGATCACTAGGATCTTGATGAACTACGCACAGAGCTCGGTCCAAGGCGGCCTGTCGTCGGAGGAACAGACTCTCGCGAATCAGAAGATCGTCGTCGAGACGGTCGCCGGTTTGCTTCCGACGCAGAGGAGGAAGTGCGACGCGCCGATCGCGTTCCTTTCGGGGCTTCTGAAAACCGCGACGATGGTTTCGGCATCGGCGATCTGCAGAGCGAGCTTGGAGAGGAGAATCGGCCTCCGATTGGACCGAGCCATTCTCGCGGACATTCTGATTCCGGCGAACTGCCGCCACAAGGGGGCACACTCGATCTACGACACTGATTCGGCACTGAGGATCTTCTCCATCTTCCTGAATTCGAacgacgaggaggaggaggaagagcaccGGTCGAGAGAAGACATCGACGGTGGTTACTACGAACAGAGCTCTCTGCTCAAGGTGTCCAATCTTTTGGATAGCTATCTCGCAGAAATCGCATTGGACTCCAACTCGACGCCGGCGAAGTTCATCGCTCTCGCCGAACTGCTCCCCGATCACGCGCGAGCAGCGAATGATGGTCTCTACAGAGCTATCGATATCTTCCTCAAG GTTCATCCGAACCTCAAAGACTCGGAGCGGTATCGACTGTGCAAGTCGGTGAATTGCCAGAGGCTGTCTCAAGAGGCATGCAGCCATGCGGCTCAGAACGAGAGGCTGCCCGTCCAGATGGCGGTGCAGGTTCTGTATTTCGAGCAAATTCGGCTTCGAAATGCGATCGACGGAGGCCACCACGATCGGTTCTTCTTCGTGTCTCAGAGGTCGGGGAGCGGAGCGGGCAGCGCTGCCGTTTCTCCGAGGGACTGCTATGCGTCGGTGAGGAGAGAGAACAGGGAGCTGAAGCTCGAGGTGGCGAGGATGAGGATGAGGCTCACTGATTTGGAGAAGGATCATGTTTCCATGAAGAAGGAGCTCGTTCGAGCAAATCCGACCAACAAGTTGATGAGATCGCTAGCTAAGAAACTGAGCAAGATGAGTGCCTTCTTTAGGATGAGGGAACTGAAGCCGTTTGGCGCGAAGAGGGCTGCTGCATCCGATGCTCGTCTACTGTTTCAGAGGAGGAGCCACTCCATTTCATGA